DNA from Streptomyces rishiriensis:
CCGGAGGTGCGGCCCCGGGGGCCGTCGGCGCCGGTGGGCCAGGGCTGGTCGAGGTCCAGCTCGTCGAGGCCGCCCCGGAGTTCGGCGAGCGACGAGGTGACGGCCAGCCGCTTGCGCATCTCGGAGCCGACGGCGAAGCCCTTGAGGTACCAGGCGACGTGCTTGCGGAAGTCGATGACCCCGCGCGGCTCGTCGCCGATCCACTCGCCGAGCAGGGTGGCGTGCCGGACCATCACGTCGGCGACCTCGCGGAGGGACGGCCGCGCGATGTCGTCCGTGCGTCCCTCGAAGGCGGCCACGAGGTCGGCGAACAGCCACGGCCGGCCGAGGCAGCCGCGCCCGACGACCACGCCGTCGCAGCCGGTCTCGCGCACCATCCGCAGCGCGTCCTCGGCCGACCAGATGTCGCCGTTGCCGAGGACGGGGATCTCCGGGACGTGTTCCTTCAGGCGGGCGATCGCCTCCCAGTCGGCGGTGCCGCCGTAGTGCTGGGCGGCGGTGCGTCCGTGCAGCGCGATCGCGGTGACGCCCTCCTCGACGGCGATCCGGCCGGCGTCGAGGTAGGTGATGTGGTCGTCGTCGATGCCCTTGCGCATCTTCATCGTCACCGGCAGGTCGCCGGCCCCGGCGACCGCCTCGCGCAGGATGGCGCGGAGCAGGTGACGCTTGTAGGGGAGGGCGCTGCCGCCGCCCTTCCTCGTCACCTTGGGGACCGGGCAGCCGAAGTTCAGGTCGATGTGGTCGGCGAGACCCTCCTCCGCGATCATGCGGACGGCCTTGCCGACGGTGGCCGGGTCGACGCCGTACAGCTGGATCGACCGCGGCTTCTCGGTCGCGTCGAAGTGGATCAGCTGCATGGTCTTCTCATTGCGCTCGACCAGCGCCCGGGTCGTGATCATCTCGCTCACGAACAGGCCCTTGCCTCCGCTGAACTCCCGGCACAGAGTCCGGAAGGGAGCGTTGGTGATCCCGGCCATGGGGGCCAGGACGACCGGCGGGGTGACGGTGTGCGGGCCGATCCGGAGGGTCGCGTTCTGCGTGGGCGCGGTCATGGGCATCCACCCATTGTCACGCATCCGGCGACGTGCCCGGCCGCACCTCCGAGCACACCGCTTGTAGCTACCATTAGTTAGGCGCACTATTGATATCGGCGTACGATGGAGCGCATGCCCGAGCTCAGCCCTCGTCGCCGTCTCCTCGTCCTCGCCATCTGCTGCATGAGCCTGCTGATCGTGAGCCTCGACGTCACGGTTTTGAACGTCGCCCTGCCCTCGATGCAGAGCGATCTGCACGCCTCCACCGCCGGCCTCCAGTGGACGATCGACGCCTACACGCTCGTCCTGGCCGTGCTGCTGATGCTC
Protein-coding regions in this window:
- the dusB gene encoding tRNA dihydrouridine synthase DusB yields the protein MPMTAPTQNATLRIGPHTVTPPVVLAPMAGITNAPFRTLCREFSGGKGLFVSEMITTRALVERNEKTMQLIHFDATEKPRSIQLYGVDPATVGKAVRMIAEEGLADHIDLNFGCPVPKVTRKGGGSALPYKRHLLRAILREAVAGAGDLPVTMKMRKGIDDDHITYLDAGRIAVEEGVTAIALHGRTAAQHYGGTADWEAIARLKEHVPEIPVLGNGDIWSAEDALRMVRETGCDGVVVGRGCLGRPWLFADLVAAFEGRTDDIARPSLREVADVMVRHATLLGEWIGDEPRGVIDFRKHVAWYLKGFAVGSEMRKRLAVTSSLAELRGGLDELDLDQPWPTGADGPRGRTSGNNRVVLPDGWLKDPYDCAGISEDAELDTSGG